The Halanaerobium praevalens DSM 2228 genome contains a region encoding:
- a CDS encoding ABC transporter ATP-binding protein, with amino-acid sequence MEDIKKIFAFAKEYHYKLYSSILMAISSVLLGIVPFYLVYKIIMAFLKQPEVEFTYLLKMTILILAVLIAKSYLFLKAMSASHEAAFDTLMGMRKSLAEKLIKMPMGEIKKRSSGQLKNIIVDMVEEMELILAHLIPEGVSYIVVPTILVICIFFLDWRLALAALGTVPISLIIFKLMMQNNEEKMEYWFKAGDKMNSNIVEYISGMEVIKIFNQTTSSFSKYTDSVKDYEKYTLDWFQESWNYMAGFFVILPATLSFIVPLGAYFHLQGTLTLPAYILVMMLAMGLGEPLSKLARFIESITMIKRKSQAINEMLASEELDLNENDLAPVNHNITFDNVSFAYDQEEVLKNINFLAKQNNVTALVGESGSGKSTIAKLLVRFWDPQKGKIRLDGVDIKKLSFARLMETISYVSQDIYLFDTTIRENIRMGDLKATDQEVEAAARLAQCHEFILELENGYETFAGDAGNKLSGGQKQRISIARSLLKDAPVIILDEATAFTDPENEDRIQTALNDLIEGKTLLVIAHRLSTIADADNIILMDQGRIAAQGTHQQLLKESAIYQKLWRAHQEAMEWDIKVEGVKANV; translated from the coding sequence ATGGAAGATATCAAAAAAATATTTGCTTTTGCAAAAGAATATCATTACAAATTATATTCATCAATTTTAATGGCTATCAGTAGTGTTTTGTTAGGAATTGTACCTTTTTATTTAGTTTATAAAATTATAATGGCTTTTTTAAAACAGCCGGAAGTAGAATTTACTTATCTTTTAAAAATGACAATTTTAATTCTGGCAGTTCTAATTGCTAAGTCCTATTTGTTTTTAAAGGCAATGTCTGCTTCACATGAGGCTGCTTTTGATACTTTAATGGGAATGCGCAAGAGTCTGGCAGAAAAATTGATTAAAATGCCAATGGGAGAGATAAAAAAAAGAAGTTCAGGTCAGTTAAAAAATATCATAGTTGATATGGTCGAAGAAATGGAATTAATTCTGGCACATTTAATTCCAGAAGGAGTTTCCTACATAGTAGTACCAACTATTCTAGTTATCTGTATCTTCTTTTTAGATTGGCGGCTGGCTCTGGCAGCTTTAGGGACTGTTCCAATTTCTTTGATTATTTTTAAATTAATGATGCAGAATAACGAAGAAAAAATGGAATACTGGTTTAAAGCTGGAGATAAAATGAACAGCAATATAGTTGAGTATATTAGTGGAATGGAAGTTATTAAAATTTTTAATCAAACTACTAGTTCTTTTTCCAAGTATACTGATTCTGTCAAAGATTATGAAAAGTATACACTTGACTGGTTCCAGGAGTCCTGGAATTACATGGCCGGTTTTTTTGTTATTCTGCCCGCAACTTTAAGTTTTATAGTTCCCTTGGGAGCTTATTTCCATTTACAGGGTACTTTAACTCTTCCAGCTTATATTTTAGTAATGATGCTGGCGATGGGGCTGGGTGAACCACTGTCCAAATTGGCTCGTTTTATTGAGTCAATAACTATGATTAAGCGCAAGAGTCAGGCGATTAATGAAATGCTTGCGAGTGAAGAATTAGATTTAAACGAAAATGATTTAGCACCTGTTAATCATAATATTACTTTTGATAATGTTAGTTTTGCCTATGATCAGGAAGAGGTTTTAAAGAATATTAACTTTTTAGCCAAGCAGAATAATGTGACAGCTTTAGTAGGTGAATCTGGGTCAGGTAAATCTACAATTGCTAAATTACTTGTCCGTTTCTGGGATCCTCAAAAAGGTAAGATCAGGCTGGATGGAGTTGATATTAAAAAACTTTCTTTTGCCAGATTGATGGAAACAATTAGTTATGTCTCTCAGGATATTTATCTCTTTGATACCACAATTAGAGAAAATATCAGGATGGGAGATCTTAAAGCTACAGATCAGGAGGTGGAAGCAGCTGCCAGGCTGGCTCAGTGTCATGAGTTTATACTTGAATTAGAAAATGGTTATGAGACCTTTGCTGGAGATGCAGGTAATAAATTGTCTGGAGGACAAAAACAGAGGATTTCAATAGCTCGATCTTTGCTCAAAGACGCCCCGGTTATTATACTTGATGAAGCAACAGCTTTTACTGATCCCGAAAATGAAGATAGAATTCAGACAGCTTTGAATGATTTAATTGAAGGAAAGACCTTGTTGGTAATTGCACATCGGCTGTCGACAATAGCTGATGCTGATAATATTATTTTAATGGATCAAGGACGAATTGCGGCTCAGGGAACTCACCAGCAATTACTTAAAGAATCAGCTATTTACCAAAAACTATGGCGGGCTCATCAAGAAGCTATGGAATGGGATATTAAGGTAGAGGGGGTTAAAGCTAATGTTTAA
- a CDS encoding ABC transporter ATP-binding protein, protein MIEIKNLTKKYGDKAVVKNVNLKIKKGKITSFIGPNGAGKSTLLSLISRIIKHYQGDIYLEGKLINDYQTTEFARKLSILKQSNNLNLMLTVRELIEFGRFPYSKGNLNELDHQKVEQALAYMQLNNLENRYLNQLSGGQRQRAFIAMIIAQDTEYILLDEPLNNLDVKHSVEIMKRLRRLVDELDKTVIIVMHDINFASCYSDQIVALNEGLVVKKGGVEEIINEKILESIYETDFNIKDIDQKKICLYY, encoded by the coding sequence ATGATTGAAATAAAAAATTTAACTAAAAAATATGGTGATAAAGCAGTTGTCAAGAATGTGAATTTAAAAATTAAGAAGGGTAAAATCACTTCTTTTATTGGCCCAAATGGGGCTGGCAAAAGTACATTACTGTCTCTGATTAGTCGAATAATTAAGCATTATCAAGGTGATATTTACCTTGAAGGAAAATTAATAAATGATTATCAAACTACAGAGTTTGCTCGTAAACTTTCTATTTTAAAACAAAGTAATAATCTTAATTTAATGCTAACTGTGAGAGAGCTGATTGAATTTGGTCGTTTTCCTTATTCTAAGGGAAATCTAAATGAGCTTGATCACCAAAAAGTAGAGCAGGCTTTAGCTTATATGCAGCTTAATAATTTGGAAAATAGATATTTAAATCAGCTGAGTGGGGGCCAGCGTCAGCGCGCCTTTATAGCTATGATCATTGCTCAAGATACGGAGTATATTCTTTTAGATGAACCACTTAATAATTTAGATGTTAAGCATTCAGTTGAAATAATGAAACGTCTGCGCCGCTTAGTTGATGAATTAGATAAAACAGTAATTATTGTGATGCATGATATTAATTTTGCTTCTTGTTATTCTGATCAAATAGTAGCTTTAAATGAGGGCTTAGTAGTCAAAAAAGGGGGTGTTGAAGAGATTATAAATGAAAAAATATTAGAAAGCATTTATGAGACAGATTTTAATATTAAAGATATTGATCAAAAAAAGATATGTCTTTATTATTAA
- a CDS encoding ABC transporter permease has product MKKRYLLLIIFILALISLFLGVSQFSILDIFKLTKAKQNILFLSRIPRLISIITAGMGISIAGLIMQQISQNKFVSPTTAATIDSAQLGILTALIFFPGAKLLAKMSLAFLFAVIGSLLFMSILKKIKVKSVVIIPLVGIMLGRIISATSSFFAYRYQLVQNLSAWMQGDFSMIIEGRYELLYLSIPLIIVAYLYANQFTMTGLGEDFSKNLGLNYRLYVNLGIVIVALISAAVVITVGRIPFLGLIIPNLVTMYYGDNLKQNIMPTALVGAAFLLAADILGRLVIYPYEIPIGLVVGVLGSFIFILLIRSDS; this is encoded by the coding sequence ATGAAAAAAAGATATTTGTTATTAATAATTTTTATTTTGGCTTTAATTTCTCTTTTTTTGGGAGTTAGCCAGTTTTCAATTTTAGATATTTTTAAGCTGACAAAAGCAAAACAAAATATTTTGTTTTTAAGTAGAATACCAAGGTTAATAAGTATTATTACGGCGGGAATGGGAATTAGTATTGCTGGTCTAATTATGCAGCAAATAAGTCAAAATAAATTTGTTTCACCAACTACTGCAGCTACAATTGATTCAGCTCAGCTTGGTATTTTGACTGCTTTAATTTTTTTTCCAGGAGCAAAGCTTTTAGCTAAAATGTCTTTGGCTTTTCTTTTTGCTGTAATTGGTAGTCTGCTTTTTATGTCTATTTTAAAAAAAATCAAAGTAAAAAGTGTTGTGATAATTCCTTTGGTTGGTATTATGTTAGGTAGAATAATATCTGCCACCAGTAGTTTTTTTGCTTACCGTTATCAACTGGTACAAAATTTATCTGCTTGGATGCAGGGAGATTTTTCCATGATAATTGAAGGCAGATATGAACTTTTATATTTAAGTATTCCTTTAATCATTGTTGCTTATTTATATGCAAATCAATTTACAATGACTGGCTTAGGAGAAGATTTCTCGAAGAATTTAGGTCTAAATTATCGTTTATATGTAAACTTAGGCATAGTGATTGTAGCTTTAATCTCAGCAGCAGTCGTAATTACAGTTGGTAGAATTCCTTTTTTAGGTTTAATTATTCCTAATTTGGTAACTATGTATTATGGTGATAATTTAAAGCAAAATATAATGCCAACTGCTTTAGTGGGAGCAGCCTTTCTTTTGGCTGCTGATATTTTAGGCAGGCTAGTTATTTATCCTTATGAAATACCAATTGGTCTGGTAGTAGGGGTTTTAGGCAGTTTTATTTTCATTTTACTAATTAGGAGTGACAGCTAA
- a CDS encoding siderophore ABC transporter substrate-binding protein codes for MFKNKLLILVLVLISVLGSVGVGAAEIKVEHLLGETKLEENPAQVIAFDYASINSLAELGVEVAGLPKSSLPAVLADYQSDQYVDIGTLFEPNFEKIYEMQPDLIIISGRQADLYDQLSEIAPTLYLGIEGNNFMESVKKNAKILGEIFNKEALAAEKLNKIETQVLNLKNKLKAQANEALLIMANDGSLTAYGPGSRFGYVYSEFGFEPIDKNIAVSNHGSSISFEYILEKNPPYILVIDRAAVVGGSTTAKMTLENQLVKATTAYQDDKIIYLNSEIWYVASGGLGTTLTMIEDLEKALN; via the coding sequence ATGTTTAAGAATAAATTGTTAATTTTAGTTTTAGTTCTAATCTCAGTTTTAGGATCAGTTGGAGTTGGAGCCGCAGAAATAAAGGTTGAGCATTTATTGGGGGAGACTAAGCTGGAAGAAAATCCTGCTCAAGTAATTGCCTTTGATTATGCTTCTATTAATTCCTTAGCTGAACTAGGTGTTGAAGTTGCTGGTTTACCCAAATCGAGTTTGCCAGCTGTGCTTGCTGACTATCAGTCAGATCAGTATGTAGATATTGGAACTCTTTTTGAGCCAAATTTTGAAAAAATATATGAGATGCAGCCTGATTTAATTATAATTTCTGGCCGCCAAGCAGATCTTTATGATCAGTTAAGTGAAATTGCTCCTACTTTATATTTAGGAATTGAAGGCAATAATTTTATGGAGTCAGTCAAAAAAAATGCTAAAATTTTAGGAGAAATTTTTAATAAAGAAGCCTTAGCTGCAGAAAAATTAAATAAGATTGAAACACAGGTTTTAAATTTAAAAAATAAACTTAAAGCTCAAGCAAATGAAGCTTTATTAATTATGGCAAATGACGGCAGCCTTACTGCATATGGCCCGGGTTCTCGTTTTGGTTATGTTTATAGTGAGTTTGGCTTTGAGCCGATTGATAAAAATATTGCAGTTAGCAATCATGGAAGTAGTATTTCTTTTGAATATATTTTAGAAAAAAATCCACCTTATATACTGGTAATTGATAGAGCAGCTGTAGTTGGCGGCAGCACAACAGCTAAAATGACTTTAGAAAATCAATTAGTTAAAGCTACTACTGCTTATCAAGATGATAAAATTATTTATCTTAATTCTGAAATTTGGTATGTAGCTTCTGGTGGTTTAGGAACAACTCTGACTATGATTGAGGATTTAGAAAAAGCTCTAAATTAA
- a CDS encoding helix-turn-helix domain-containing protein gives MKKYTFKNTDEYFKKMADEMGILKEVGEVNINNYQIKKSQGEGYIKRLKFGKGIEIIIGDFRLNKVLQYEYNLKIEKGIEIIYFLKGWTKFRDYSLTDEIEINENEFRYWDGGINNQGWMKYPQNIDIFFVNIYFNKRFIKEISFQGDRELEKIIFKDTNRRLTKKIEIPELIVPFKQIIQNSGDFSSPAKILYLQSKAVEIISYFIEDQFLATNKKENTINKTEDIKKIKEAKKIMASNLIDPFSISELSKKVGLNNYKLKVGFNEIYNATPFSCLRSLRMEKAKEFLIQENGSNIMEIANRVGYSNSSHFAAAFKKEYGLNPSVFRRKISF, from the coding sequence ATGAAAAAATATACTTTTAAAAATACTGATGAATATTTTAAAAAAATGGCGGATGAGATGGGAATATTAAAGGAAGTTGGAGAAGTTAATATTAATAATTATCAAATTAAAAAAAGCCAGGGTGAAGGATACATTAAGCGTTTAAAATTTGGTAAAGGGATTGAAATAATTATTGGAGACTTTAGATTAAATAAAGTCCTACAGTATGAATATAATTTAAAAATAGAAAAAGGGATCGAAATAATATATTTTCTCAAAGGTTGGACAAAATTTAGAGACTATTCCCTCACTGATGAAATAGAAATTAATGAAAATGAATTTCGCTATTGGGATGGCGGAATAAATAATCAAGGCTGGATGAAATACCCGCAGAATATCGATATATTTTTTGTGAATATTTATTTTAATAAGAGATTTATTAAAGAAATCTCATTTCAGGGAGATAGAGAACTGGAGAAAATTATATTTAAAGATACTAATAGGCGTTTAACTAAAAAAATAGAGATTCCTGAGCTTATTGTACCTTTTAAACAGATTATTCAGAACAGTGGAGATTTTAGTTCTCCAGCCAAAATATTGTATCTACAGAGCAAAGCTGTCGAGATAATATCCTACTTTATTGAAGATCAATTTTTGGCCACTAACAAGAAAGAGAATACTATTAATAAGACAGAAGATATTAAAAAAATAAAAGAAGCTAAAAAAATTATGGCCTCTAATCTTATCGATCCATTTTCTATTAGTGAATTGTCAAAAAAAGTTGGACTGAATAATTACAAATTAAAAGTTGGTTTTAATGAGATTTATAATGCAACCCCTTTTTCTTGTTTAAGATCTTTAAGAATGGAAAAAGCAAAGGAATTTTTAATTCAAGAGAATGGGAGTAACATTATGGAGATTGCAAATCGGGTTGGTTATTCTAACTCAAGTCATTTTGCTGCTGCTTTTAAAAAGGAGTACGGGCTTAATCCCAGTGTATTTAGAAGAAAAATTTCTTTTTGA
- a CDS encoding LytR/AlgR family response regulator transcription factor, with protein sequence MKFKTMIVEDEKLARDELKFMIEKESDFEVAAELANGEQTLALLDQENFDLIFLDIQIPGKSGIEIARILNQKKNAPYIIFTTAYDEYAVEAFRLAAVDYLLKPISDQQLKESLKKAKKEIINSNNFKQKLENLFQSLNNSQPKQELNKIAVMAKDYYLMLDFQDIYYFSTKEKRVWAHCYQKSYMTQFQLQELEQMLSNQFFRIHKSYIVNLKHIKAVIPWFKGKYQVLMEDCSEHKIPVSRSKVEQINNLLNLK encoded by the coding sequence ATGAAATTTAAAACAATGATAGTTGAAGATGAAAAATTAGCTAGAGATGAGCTGAAATTTATGATCGAAAAAGAATCTGACTTTGAAGTTGCAGCTGAATTGGCCAATGGAGAGCAAACACTTGCACTTTTGGACCAAGAAAATTTTGACTTAATTTTCTTAGATATTCAAATTCCAGGTAAAAGTGGAATAGAAATAGCTAGAATTTTAAATCAAAAAAAGAATGCTCCCTATATTATATTTACTACTGCTTATGACGAATATGCAGTTGAAGCTTTTAGATTAGCAGCAGTTGATTATTTGCTCAAACCAATTAGTGATCAACAATTAAAAGAAAGTTTAAAGAAAGCTAAAAAAGAAATTATTAATAGTAATAATTTTAAGCAGAAACTAGAAAATCTTTTTCAAAGTCTAAATAACTCTCAACCAAAACAAGAGCTAAATAAAATCGCTGTCATGGCTAAAGACTATTATTTAATGCTCGACTTTCAAGATATTTACTATTTTTCAACAAAGGAAAAAAGAGTTTGGGCCCACTGTTATCAAAAATCTTATATGACTCAATTTCAGCTCCAAGAATTAGAACAAATGCTTTCAAATCAATTTTTTAGAATCCATAAAAGTTATATTGTTAACTTAAAACATATCAAAGCAGTTATTCCCTGGTTTAAAGGTAAATATCAAGTATTAATGGAAGACTGCTCTGAACATAAAATTCCTGTTAGTCGCTCTAAAGTAGAACAAATAAATAACCTCTTAAATCTAAAATAA
- a CDS encoding iron chelate uptake ABC transporter family permease subunit, whose amino-acid sequence MSKKSKLLTLTLLTGFLIVLYLSLGLTPTIWRYALKLRLRKLAGILIVAAAIGSAATIFQTITNNRILTPSVLGLNSLYLFLQSFLVFFLGSANLIKLGVQFNFILSVLLMVGAAFILFQFLFKKEEHNIFLLLLLGLVMGTFFRSLATFIQVLIDPNEFMLIQDRSFASFNNLNLELLYLAVPGLLIVLFILYKNLNILDVLSLGRENAINLGVDYEKSVKLVLILTSILISISTALVGPITFLGILVVNLARELMQTYKHKFLLAASILSSIIALVGGQLLTEKIFNFATPISVLINFIGGFYLIIILTKETKL is encoded by the coding sequence ATGTCTAAAAAAAGCAAGTTATTGACTTTGACCCTATTAACAGGATTTCTAATTGTTTTATATTTAAGTTTAGGTTTAACTCCAACTATTTGGCGTTATGCTTTAAAGCTGCGGCTCCGAAAACTAGCGGGAATTTTAATAGTTGCAGCAGCAATCGGATCAGCAGCAACTATTTTTCAGACAATAACTAATAATCGGATACTTACACCTTCAGTTTTAGGGCTTAACTCTCTTTATCTTTTTCTGCAGAGTTTTTTAGTCTTTTTTCTTGGTTCAGCTAATTTAATTAAATTAGGAGTGCAGTTTAATTTTATTTTATCCGTTTTATTGATGGTTGGAGCAGCATTTATTTTATTTCAATTTCTTTTCAAAAAAGAAGAGCATAATATTTTTCTTTTATTACTGCTGGGCTTAGTGATGGGTACTTTTTTTAGGAGTTTAGCTACTTTTATTCAAGTTTTAATTGATCCAAATGAGTTTATGTTAATTCAGGATCGTAGTTTTGCTAGTTTTAATAATTTAAATTTAGAATTACTTTATTTAGCGGTACCTGGACTTTTAATTGTGCTTTTTATTTTATATAAAAATTTAAATATCTTAGATGTTTTATCATTAGGGAGAGAAAATGCAATTAATTTAGGAGTTGATTATGAAAAAAGTGTTAAATTAGTTTTAATTTTAACTTCAATTTTGATATCAATTTCGACTGCTTTAGTTGGTCCAATTACTTTTTTAGGAATCTTAGTTGTAAATCTAGCTCGAGAGTTGATGCAGACTTATAAGCATAAATTTTTACTTGCAGCCTCTATTTTAAGCAGTATAATTGCTCTAGTTGGAGGTCAGCTTTTAACCGAAAAGATATTTAATTTTGCTACACCAATTAGTGTTTTAATTAATTTTATTGGCGGCTTTTATTTAATAATTATTCTGACAAAGGAGACAAAATTATGA
- a CDS encoding ABC transporter ATP-binding protein has product MFKIIKRVLKLAGNFSRRLKLAMLVSFVEAIFNNTPFFMVFYTMIEIIEGTLTINDIWFITSVIISSLLIQIILKRIIYTLQSGTGFEIFARERIKIGDRLKRYPMGYFNEGNLGNISAVITSDINFVEMHVMNIIDKVVMAYVNAAISVLFLFYLDYRLALISTIVFLLANFSLRKIFKVGKKQGRTRQSTQSEVVTAVLEYVRGMSVIKSLNLTGDKARSVKKAFQKFRDISIAMERAFVPLIFRFELWFAVGIASTILMAGISVNQGSLSLPVMLIVFIFIFRIYVPFQFLSTQSAEIRLMEACLDRYQALKKIDIIDEDGKDKSLNKYEIEFSDVSFAYEQHAVLKNINFKIPEKSMTALVGASGSGKTTIANLIARFWDVQQGQVKVGGIDVKKLTCDSLLRNISMVFQNVYLFNDTILNNIRFGNPQATEAEVIVAAKKARCHRFISELEAGYQTVVEEGGSSLSGGEKQRISIARAILKDAPIILLDEATASVDPENEKHIQQAINELVKDKTLVVIAHRLSTIKNSDQILVLESGKLIQQGNHQQLLAGDGKYKDFWQQRLEAKSWQISRAESTVKS; this is encoded by the coding sequence ATGTTTAAGATTATTAAAAGGGTTTTAAAGCTAGCAGGTAATTTTTCCAGAAGGCTTAAACTAGCTATGCTTGTTAGTTTTGTTGAAGCTATTTTTAACAATACTCCATTTTTTATGGTTTTTTATACAATGATTGAAATTATTGAAGGGACTTTAACAATTAATGATATTTGGTTTATAACCTCTGTAATTATAAGCTCTTTATTGATTCAGATTATATTAAAAAGAATTATTTATACCTTGCAGAGTGGAACTGGTTTTGAAATTTTTGCCAGGGAGAGAATTAAAATTGGAGATCGTTTAAAACGTTATCCAATGGGATATTTCAATGAGGGTAATTTAGGTAATATTTCTGCGGTTATTACTTCAGATATTAATTTTGTAGAAATGCACGTGATGAATATTATTGATAAAGTTGTAATGGCCTATGTAAATGCGGCAATTTCAGTACTTTTTCTTTTTTATTTAGATTATCGGCTGGCACTAATTTCGACTATTGTCTTTTTATTGGCCAATTTTAGTTTAAGAAAAATATTTAAAGTTGGTAAAAAGCAGGGTCGGACTAGACAGAGTACCCAGTCAGAAGTAGTAACAGCTGTACTTGAATATGTGAGAGGAATGTCAGTGATTAAATCTCTTAATTTAACTGGTGATAAAGCCCGCTCGGTCAAAAAAGCTTTTCAGAAATTTAGAGATATTTCGATTGCCATGGAAAGAGCTTTTGTACCACTCATTTTTCGTTTTGAGCTCTGGTTTGCAGTTGGAATTGCTTCGACAATTTTGATGGCTGGAATTTCGGTTAATCAGGGTAGTTTATCTCTTCCCGTGATGCTGATTGTATTCATTTTTATTTTCAGAATTTATGTTCCTTTTCAATTTTTAAGCACTCAGAGTGCAGAAATACGTTTGATGGAAGCCTGTCTGGACCGCTACCAGGCGCTTAAAAAAATAGATATTATTGATGAAGATGGTAAGGATAAGAGTTTAAATAAATATGAAATTGAGTTTTCTGATGTTAGTTTTGCCTATGAGCAACACGCTGTTTTAAAAAATATCAATTTTAAAATACCTGAAAAAAGCATGACAGCTCTGGTCGGGGCTTCAGGTTCTGGCAAAACAACCATTGCAAACTTAATTGCTCGTTTTTGGGATGTACAGCAGGGACAGGTTAAGGTAGGAGGAATTGATGTTAAGAAATTAACCTGTGATAGTTTACTTCGAAATATCAGTATGGTTTTTCAAAATGTATATTTATTTAATGACACTATTTTAAATAATATTCGTTTTGGTAATCCTCAAGCTACAGAGGCAGAAGTTATTGTAGCAGCTAAAAAAGCTCGCTGTCACCGCTTTATTAGTGAATTAGAAGCTGGCTATCAAACAGTAGTTGAAGAAGGAGGCTCTTCCCTATCTGGGGGAGAGAAGCAGAGAATTTCGATTGCCCGGGCCATCTTAAAAGATGCTCCGATAATTTTACTGGATGAAGCAACTGCCAGTGTTGACCCGGAAAATGAAAAGCATATTCAGCAGGCAATTAATGAGCTGGTAAAAGATAAAACTTTAGTAGTGATTGCCCATCGTCTTTCGACAATTAAAAATTCTGATCAAATTCTGGTTTTAGAGTCAGGTAAATTAATTCAGCAGGGCAATCATCAACAGCTGCTGGCTGGAGATGGTAAATATAAAGATTTCTGGCAGCAAAGATTGGAGGCGAAAAGTTGGCAAATTAGCCGTGCTGAATCAACAGTTAAAAGCTGA
- a CDS encoding carbon starvation CstA family protein yields the protein MASFLISLAVLVIGYFTYGKIVDRIFDSQPERETPAIAMEDGVDYISMDWKKAFLIQFLNIAGLGPIFGAIAGALWGPSAFLWIVFGTIFAGGVHDYLSGMLSIRSDGASISEIIGENLGGTIRQIMRVFSIVLLVLVGTVFMTGPAMLLANLTPSFMGVNIWLVIILAYYFIATFLPVDQIIGKLYPIFGLALLIMAFGVGGGLIFGDYNIPNIALNNLHPGELPMWPLLFVTIACGAISGFHSTQSPIMARCTNNEKEIRRIFYGAMVAEGIVALIWAAAAMTFFKGTGGLNEALTTLGGPAGVVHEITGTMMGVVGGVLAMLGVIAAPITSGDTAFRSVRLTLSDIFDIEQKSIKNRLMLAIPIFIVGGILSQMNFDALWRYFAWANQTVAMVVLWAGSMWLAKRGKNHWIAAIPAFFMTGVSVTYILYAPEGFSLAYNFSVITGIIIAIITMGIYLKKINSTSFKEIIPAEEKQAV from the coding sequence ATGGCATCTTTTCTTATTTCTTTAGCAGTTTTAGTTATTGGTTATTTTACTTATGGTAAAATTGTAGATCGGATTTTTGATTCACAACCTGAGCGAGAAACTCCAGCGATAGCGATGGAAGATGGGGTTGACTACATATCAATGGATTGGAAAAAGGCTTTTTTAATCCAGTTTTTAAATATCGCAGGCTTAGGTCCAATTTTTGGAGCAATCGCTGGTGCTTTATGGGGGCCAAGTGCTTTTCTCTGGATAGTATTTGGAACAATTTTTGCTGGTGGTGTTCATGATTATCTTTCCGGAATGCTTTCTATTCGCTCAGATGGAGCTTCAATCTCCGAAATAATTGGAGAAAATTTAGGTGGAACAATTAGACAGATTATGAGAGTTTTTAGTATTGTGCTTTTAGTTTTAGTGGGAACAGTATTTATGACTGGCCCAGCCATGCTTTTAGCTAACCTGACTCCGAGCTTTATGGGAGTAAATATCTGGCTGGTTATTATTTTAGCCTATTATTTTATCGCGACTTTTTTACCTGTTGATCAAATAATAGGAAAATTATATCCTATTTTTGGCTTAGCACTTTTAATTATGGCTTTTGGAGTCGGCGGCGGCTTAATTTTTGGAGATTATAATATTCCTAACATAGCTTTAAATAATCTGCATCCCGGCGAACTACCAATGTGGCCCTTACTTTTTGTTACTATTGCTTGTGGAGCAATTAGTGGTTTTCACTCTACCCAATCACCAATTATGGCTCGCTGTACAAATAATGAAAAAGAGATTAGACGTATCTTTTATGGAGCAATGGTTGCCGAAGGAATAGTAGCTCTAATTTGGGCTGCTGCAGCAATGACCTTTTTCAAAGGCACAGGCGGCTTAAACGAAGCTTTAACAACTCTTGGTGGCCCAGCTGGAGTAGTTCACGAAATAACAGGTACTATGATGGGCGTAGTTGGTGGAGTCTTAGCAATGTTAGGGGTAATTGCCGCTCCAATAACATCTGGAGACACTGCTTTTAGAAGTGTCCGTTTAACTTTATCTGATATTTTTGATATAGAACAAAAATCAATTAAAAATAGATTAATGCTCGCAATTCCAATTTTTATTGTTGGAGGTATCTTATCCCAAATGAACTTTGATGCTTTATGGCGCTATTTTGCCTGGGCAAACCAAACTGTAGCAATGGTTGTTTTATGGGCTGGTTCAATGTGGCTTGCTAAACGCGGTAAAAACCACTGGATTGCTGCAATTCCTGCCTTTTTTATGACAGGAGTATCTGTAACCTATATTCTTTATGCCCCAGAAGGTTTTAGTTTAGCTTACAACTTTTCTGTGATAACTGGCATCATAATTGCAATTATTACAATGGGAATCTATCTCAAAAAAATAAACAGTACTTCATTTAAAGAAATAATACCTGCCGAAGAAAAACAGGCAGTTTAA